Within the Telopea speciosissima isolate NSW1024214 ecotype Mountain lineage unplaced genomic scaffold, Tspe_v1 Tspe_v1.0834, whole genome shotgun sequence genome, the region ccttatctcttattagatgtgtggatgcgatgttgggggccgtgacctacgaatcgataccgattttgacatatgttcattttcgttttaatcTTGCCGatttggtcgtttggggttatttgggggcatttctgtacttttttgggtttggtattttttaaaaagtgtctttatcttttattaggcatatagatgcgatgttgagggtcgtgaccttcgatcgatacctattttggcatatgttcattttttatttaaactagaccgggtgggtcgtttggggttatttgggggcatttctatatttttttgggtttggtattttctaaaaactgtccatatctcttattagacgtgtggttacgatgttgagggttttgaccttcgaatcgatacctatttcggcatatgttcattttttgtttaaaccagactgggtgggttgtttggggttattagggggcatttttgtacttttttgggtttggaattttctgaaaactgtccttatctcgtattagacgtgtggatacgatgttgagggtcgggacctacgaatcgatacctattttgacatatgttcattttcgttttaaactagaccgattgggtcgtttgggttatttggtggtatttctgtacttttttgggtttggaattttttgaaaactgtccttatctcatattagacgtgtggatgcgatgttgagggtcgtgacctacgaatcgatacctattttgacatatgttcattttcgttttaaactagaccgattgggtcgtttgggttatttgggggcatttctgtatttttttgggttttggattttctaaaaagtgtccttatcacttattagacgtgtggatgcgatgttgaggctcgtgaccttcgaatcgatacctatttcgacatatgttcattttcggtttaaagcagaccaggtggatcgtttagggttatttgggggcattttcgtacttttttgggtttgagattttttaaaatgggtcattatctctaattagatgtgtggatgcaatgttgagggtcgtgaccttcgaatcgatactatttttttgataggtaagtgtGAATGTattaagaaagaggaaaaaaatacagaagaagGCAGCCCTTGTCctccccccttagacaggcctaagtGGGGGAGGAGAGCCCCTAAAACAACCCGAGGACAGGCCCTCGGTCGAAAAGCCTAAGACCAGGCCAACATCTCAATGAGACAAGGTCCTTAAAAAAACTTTACCATCTGaatcattcttaaccaactccaCCAGGTCCTGTGGGAAATCAAGTGGATAAAAAATTGCTTCCCCATCCCCCGTATCCATGGCTGCAATAAAGTCTGCTGGCTGGTTGagctctctccaaacatgtttgATCTCCTTACGCTGTAATTGTTGTAGTAGCGTAGCTATACGGTCCATCAAGATTTGCATGCTCCAAGGGCAGTCCACAGCCCCATTAAGAATATCTACTGCCAATTTGGAATTAGATCTGATGGAAACCCGAAGTAGGTTCCTTTGAATACAAAAAGTGACCCCCTTTAAAATTGCAAAGAGTTCCATGCCTAGAACAGAATTAATGTCTCCCTTCCCCGCATACGCCATTATGGCAACACCTGCATCATCACGAATGATTCCACCATAGGAAGCTCTATCACTGTTAAGGACCCATCACGCAGTGAAGGACTGCCATGTGAGTAGGAGGTCTAAACCAAGCACAGGTTTTTGAGTAATcaccttccaatccaccctTATCCCCAATTATCGCCAAGAACCGGTTCCTTGGGCTTTGGACAGAGAAATGGGAAAGGCAGACACTTAATGGCCACATCAAGACGAATTGCCTCTATAATCGATCATGGGTTCTAACCTTGTTCTCAAACAGCCTTcggtttctctcccaccaaatgtaATGCACAGTAGCACAAAAACCCAACTTGGGAACCAAATCCATCCTATCATTTGCACAACCAACACTCAAGAGACAAGCAAGCACATTCTGGAGATTTGTAGGGCCTCCACCCCCTTGGGAGCAAAAAGAACTAATTTGACCCCAAATGCTAGTGGAAAAAgggcaattaaagaaaagatgCTCATGACTTTCAAGACCAGCCCAACACAAGATGCAATTCGCCCAACCtgaatatttcttttaataaGCTGATCTTTGGTAGGTAGAGCTTCCATAAGGCATCTCCAAGTTGTGCAAGAATGCTTAGGGAAATTCCGagtaaaccaaacaaatttatgCCACCCTACTTTAGGGAGGATCTTCTAATGATGTCCCAGGCTGACTTAGTAGTAAATAAGCCATTAGGGGAATTCTTCCAAATAATAAGGTCATCCCTGctctcaaaataggaacatgttGCAAATCCCCCAAGCACTAATAAGATCAAAAGACCCATGAGGAGTAGGATGCCAGGTGCCTTGTCTTATAATATCCGAAACTGAGCCATACGATGAGAACCCGCATCGTATCTCGATACGATCCCCAAAATTTTTGATTAAAACCCCTTGAGGATGCCACTTATCAAGCCATAGCCTTGTAGCATGGCTGACCCAATAAAGTGGTGAACATGg harbors:
- the LOC122648343 gene encoding uncharacterized protein LOC122648343: MAYAGKGDINSVLGMELFAILKGVTFCIQRNLLRVSIRSNSKLAVDILNGAVDCPWSMQILMDRIATLLQQLQRKEIKHVWRELNQPADFIAAMDTGDGEAIFYPLDFPQDLVELVKNDSD